The following DNA comes from Sparus aurata chromosome 3, fSpaAur1.1, whole genome shotgun sequence.
TGGAGATGgcacagtgagtgtgtgtatgtgtgtcagtcaACAAGCCATTATATGAACCATGGCACAAGTTAGACAAATATTAAATTGCACGATAAAAGCATATGTGCTCATATACTGACAGGGTTTTCCTTCACGCCTGCCACCAGCCAAACAGCCGGACATTCAAGTATTTCCAGCCGCGACTCTTTCCCTCCTGACATCCTGTGTCCGTCGCAGAAATGCTGATTTTTAAGGTGAAACTGCGTTACTGTGTTTTTATAGTGTTAATCAGGTCCGCCCGGGCAGCGGAACATAACCTGAAGGATGATGTGAACAAAGGCTGTGTGATGGATGTTATTTCTATATAGTACAACAAGTTCCCGTTCCAAGTTTCATCTTTACATTAAAGGAAGTATAATGAATATAATAAGACTTCAGCTCTGTGTatacgtgtgtttgtgtatagaCACGCTGCCTCCACCCGCCCACTCCACCCGGCTGCTGCGCTCACACAGCTGCCACaaatcactgcactgactcGACAGACTTTCCCCAAAGATCCTCCAGCTGACGTCGTCTCGCTCAGGTATGTGTACTTCATTGATTATGGAAGTGTGGCgtttgaaaaagaaaggaggaaacATGGCTGGTAGGAGCAGATAATCACTGTAATCAATGAGGCATGGCTGCATTCTTGTTATGCtctctgcttttttctttcagtgcaggttttttctgttctctgtacgttttaaaagaaaaagtaggACTAAAAATGAACCTACATGTGTTCTGTTCTCTGAATGCAAATATTGGAGCGCTGAACCAgatatttctttacatttaaagcCTCGGCTCTGTTGAGCTTTGAACGTCTAACAGCATATTTTCTTACATCATCAccctaaaaacaaacttcaATTGCATTTTAGTGCTGCGAGACTTCCTGTTAATGAAAGGTAGATGCAGTCCTCTGTGTGTGGAGAGCTGGAGAACAAATCGCTTTTTGACTGCAGTGAAAATGTTGTTATTAAAAGGCTAAATCGCAAATAAATGGACTGGCGCAGAACACTCGTCATTATGAAATGATTATATCTGtagtttatttttctgactgttGGACTTCTCACTGTTATCGTTAGTCAGAAACAACTGTATGCAGCCACCACTGGAATATAATTCTACAACAAGTGCAAAACTAATATTATCAGTGTTGACTAATCCTCCATCTACAACTGTGTAAAAATACAGAGTCTTAAACAAATTCACTACATGTGAACTTCAGGTTCAGCTCTTTATCATCGTTCATTCTTTTTAAAAGTACCTCAGGCtacattatatttcattaatGGCTGCAGACTGTCTGATAAAAAGCATCAAactacaaaatgaaatgaaacgcCGCTGCAGCATTCCACTGACACTTCTACTTACAGACGCAGCAACTATTTTAAGTATATACACCTGATGGAGTATCAGGACTCTATCTGACATCACCGACATGTTGATCGTGTAATATTCTCCCATCCAAGTCTATTTGTGTCTGTGACCCAGTTCAAACATCCTGCGACCCACTTCTGGGTCTCTATTCATCAGTTGGCCCGGTGTTTGTTTTGAGTCCCTCTGTTGTAAGAAACTATTGGATGAGTCCTGCTGAGTTCACCAATATGAacaaacacaactcaccacAGAGGTGAGCGCCATCTGGAAACTGTAGATGCGGGCGAGGCCAAAATCAGCCAGTTTGATCTGTCCTCCGCTGGTGACCAGGATGTTCTGCGGCTTCAGGTCACGGTGAACCACGCGGTGCGAGTGCAGGAAGTCCAACCCCTGGAGCAGCTGGTACATCATATCCTGTAAGACggcaaaacaaagaacaaagacagagagggtgGATTTCTAAACATGACGAGGACATGAGTTTAATACAGTCAGGCTGAGATGCAGAGGACACTGGAGCCAAGATGGAGGAGCAGATGGCTGAAGGTGACCACATTTGTCATGCGCGTGTCTACATGATTGAATCTGACTTGATGAATTCGATTTAAAAAATAGTGCGGCCTTAACAGATTAGACAGATGGCTTCATGACCCCGCAACGCTACAAAGACTTTTGAATTCATTCCTCTGTCAAAGCAGGCAACAAAAGGCCTGACTGACAGGACCCTGCAGAGAGAAGTTAAGTATAAAGCCTGAGACTCTGTGGCACGGGGGGAGTTAACCAGAGGAGGCCTGTGTCTTTTCTTGTCGACTGTAGCAGATGTTTgataactgacacacacacagagagaggcccCGCTCTCTACAAGCATGGATCTCTGTTTCTCAGCAGCTGTCCTGCTTGAGTTAATTGCCGCTCGTTCGCTTTTTATGCCCAAAAGCTGACCTCAGAAAAATTGGCTGTGGGCACAACACCGGTGACACACAAGCAAAAGCAAGCTGGTGTGAACAGCAACGAACTCTGTGGAAACCAGCTCGGACTTGTTCTTTTCAAACTGAAAGACTCTTAAACAGGTCCCGCACCTGTAAACAAATAACAAGTCATTACAAAGGATTGTGGCGAGGTGTTTTTTGGCACAGCTTTAGTCGGgaatgtttgaaaaaatgaaGTCGGAAGGGAGCCATTTCATGTCCTGACAATAAGGGAAGTAAATATGGAGTTTATGACATCTCCACAATCATTTAGTCTACTCAGAAAACCAAATGCACTCAGTTGTGAATTGAAATGCCTTGATAATGGTGTGTGCACCCCCCTGCAAAATACACACAGCCCCtccctatacacacacacacaccacccaaaAACACTCCGCCAAGACCTCACAAGTGACATGGACCTGAGCCCGCAGCTCTATTCACTGGCCGACCAGCTGGTGAGTGAGTCAAAGGGGTCTGCACACTCAAGCAGAAAACATTAGCAAACGGCGCGGGGCTGGCTGCTGTGCTGGCCACGGAGGAGGAGACAGGGCGCCCCACACAATGCTGCAGAGATggggagtggtgtgtgtgtgtgtgtgtgtgtgtgtgtgtgtccctgggTTTGTCTTAACATAATATGTGTTTATCTGCATTCCCATTGGTGTGTGTGCCTCGCACTGTATAAGGTTGattagagtgtgtgtgcaagcatgcacatgtgtgtgtgtgccctctgACCGAGGGCAGGCAGGATGCATAAACAGACCTTCCTTTCTACATCTCCATCCAGCCATGACCCAGCGGGCAggccagcagacagacagggcCATAGGAGAGGCAGCAGTTggttattctgtgtgtgtgtgtgtgtgtgtggaggggtgGCTAACACAATAGCATGGCCCCCCCATCAGTTCCTCTCTCCGCTTTAAATAGCCATTTCGCCGTGCTTCCTTTCAGCAGCATTTCCTAGTAAACACTAATTATCTCAGAAGTGTGACtcttgaaaaaacacacaaacaatcttGGCCCCCTCACCCCGAGAGCCGTCCCCTCCGCGAGAACATCAAGAAACGGGGAGAGTCATGAACAATATTCCAGCTACGTTCCCCAGAGTGACTTGCTGCGCTGCCAATAGTGAGATGACAAGattagaaatgtaaaatatctcAAATCAATACTGCCACGAGGTTTTAAGACCACTTGTGACACAGAGTGCGACACATGTGACACATCTTAGCCCCACACAAGATGATTTCAGCAGCGGGACTCACAACAGTTGCTCAACACGTAACTGTCTTCAACTGGCAGCACTTAGAAACctcaactacacacacacacacacacacacgcacacacacacacacacacgcacacacacacacacacacacacgcacacacacacacacacacacgcacacacacgcacacacacacacgcacgcacacacgcacacacacctcggccaggaggaaacaaaaatcacacaaaaaggCAACAGATCTGACCCTGAAGAAGCAGTAGGACCGGGAGGAAAAGCAGCGCGCTCTGTGCAAGACGCAGTCAAAACATGGCTTTCTGAGTGCGCCTCCTTTTCTAATGCAAATGTACCAGAGGCCGCCATATTGTTTATTGTAGCTAGGCACAATATGGGACATCTGCCGGTTAGCGTTAGTGTAATTCCCTCCCCATGCTTCATTAACCTCCCCCTTTATGGGCCCAGAGAATGGAGTTGTGGAGCTTGGACGGAGGTGGCGGAGGAGGGTGGGTGAGACCCAAGCGCTGGCCTGGCTGAGGAGCACTGAGGCTGGGGCAGCCCGACCGCTTGATGTCCTTCCAGCTCATTTGATTCCTGGAGGAGGACCTCTTTCATCAATGACCGTGTGGTGGGTCTTGAGTCTGAGTAAGGCTGACTGGGTGGTGGAGGGTGGGGGGCTGAAGTGGACAGGCTGGGCCCGGCTGGGCTGTCTGGTGCTGGGGGCAGACGGGTCTGGAGGAGAAGTTTGCCTGTTCTGTTCAGTTTGGAGTCTTTGGCTCGGGGTGAATGTTTCTGCTTGGTTCAGGGTTTTCAAGCGCGACAGACTCAAATAGTAAACATTTCATCAGATGGGCCCAGGTGTGCTGTGGTCCACACTGCTGGACTCAGGTCCAGTATTTGGTGTCATCTGGTATAGCTGAGGGCAAACTAAGGTGATGGGAAGGGGGGCACTTGAGGAGGGGGGTTACTGTGCAGTGTCCACTGTCCTAGAAGTAACAAGGGATGGTGCCCGTGTCATGTTGTCCCTCTTCCATTGTCCTTTTGTCCCCTCAGGGCTCCAGCTGTATGGATGTTAGGAGAAAGCTCCAGAGGGAAGGTGCCTTCAGGGGTCAGCATGCTTCAAACAGGCCGAATGTCTGATCATTAACAACGGGAAAATCTCCTCCCCCAAAACGTCTTCAACATCAGATCTGGGGACTACATCCAACCATGTCTGCTACAGTCCCAACCAACAATCCAGCAAAACTGTCGACTACACATGGCCACATGTGCAGAGTTAAGAAGTAAGCaggatttttacttttatatcaGGATCTTTTTATGTTCTTCACACAACTACCACGCTCCACAGCAGCAGACTTTAGCTGCGTACCGCTGCAAGTCAAAAGTGAATAATTTCAAGTCGTTATTTCTGACTTCCAATGTTAAAGCATCCTGGTGCATCTACTCAGAGAAATGTGGACGACGGCTGCAAACTGGGGTTTGAATGACTTCCTGAgcaactgcagcagctgatgaGCAGTTAAGGGCcgttaaaaaaatacagttgGTTCCTAATGTGAAACTCAAAGACTTCTGCTGAGCGCAGATCAactgaaggaaagtgaaaatGATGTATTTACTACAaatttcacaaaacaaatactATATAAAGTGAAAGTCATTGTTCTCTATGTGTGATGCCGTACTGCTTGAtgccatgtgtttgtgtcagtcgGCCTCGTGGATCATTTTCAAGTTTCTGACTTGGAGTTCCAACTCGGATGAACATGCAGTTGAAGCTTTCCCTGTCCGATTGTAATAGAAGGGCCATTTTCACTCCAGCATCTAGTTCGGCTACTATTCATAATgatcaataaaaaacagaatctGAGGTGATGTCTTGAAgaagaaatgagacacattgATAAAGCCAAAGTCAGGAAAATGCCAATcagtaaataaaaatgacaaattaacgTTATTTTGACTCAGCAATTGTTTTTACCAGTTTAAACATTACAGTTCAAAGGAAAatggattttaaaaacattCCTCACGAGCCATGGCTGCAACTGCAACTAACCATTACTTGTAATATAAAATACTGcatgatataaaacataaaacataattataACGCATAAGATATTCAGTCTACGATGatgtaaaacaaagacaagcagcGAAGAGAAATGACTCCAACAGTTGATGACTCAGTTTACAATCCGTATTttattgagtaataaatcaAGCAACCAAAGTTTCAGCTCTAAAACTGTATAATGGGTGTGAACAGATGTCTAATAGTTGTAATTAACCCAATGAGTAATATCTTACACAGGTAGTTTGAGGTTTTGGTGTAAATGGTTGCTTCAGagcagaaataaaatatttagagGTTAACACCAGAATGAACACAACCGTCTCCACACAGAGGATCTGCAGCACCACACACTCTATCAACCTCAGCTCAATCCCTGGGAAAGCGTCCGGTGTAATCTACCTGACTCATCTACGCTTGCACAGCATCCCACCAACATTACAGCTCAACACAAAACCGTCGCACATTAACTCGGCCCCCGGGGTGAAAACCAACGGCTGCTGTGCGTCCACAACTTCTCTGTTTCAAATATGACACTTAAACTCTCGAGGCCCCTCCGTCCAAAAATAGAGCTAACCTCTCCAATATTGCACATGATACATTACAGACCTTGGGGTGAAACACGATAAAgagattttaaaaaggtttGACTGTGGGAAAGACttcaataaaaagaaacagCTACAGACGAGAGGAGACGAGGACACATCCGTTTCCGACCTTTTGGCAAAATGTAAACAGAGACTCTGGATTGATTTAATGAGATGGAGCAGTGATAGTGGAGGTGAGTTTGGATGTGTTGTACCTTCATTGTTCAAACTACTGAAACGTATGCTAGCATGCATCAAATTGAGTACTCTTAGTTTCTAAACATAAAAGAAGGTTTTAAAGTCGAGTTTCTCACACGATCCATCTGCAGTACCGTGTAAATTTGGAGAGAGAGGGCAGAGTGAAAATAGAGAAGCCAGGGAGCCTTTAATTTGGAGCCCATCTGCCACATGTGCTGCCCTTCAAAAACCCTCCGGTGCTTCTGATGTTGGAGGGAACTGCACTCTGTCCAAGAACACTCCATCACATACAGACACGGCTGTGGTCGGGAGATGTTCGAGCCACAGAAGATTAGCAAAAGGCTTCCTTTATAATTCCAATAAAAACTGGGATATTTCAACTGTGGCTCTTTAATGGTTTAAAATTTGTCACATGAATATTATCCATGTAGTCCTCACTGGTGTTTTACCAATAAAGACTCCAGTTCACAGCAAGCAGCATTTGTCTTCCTCCGTACGTCTAGATTACATGGATGGTTACCTTGATGGTCTCGGGCGGCACTCCAGGGTCAGGGGCCTTCTCCAGGTAGGTGGTCAGGTCCTGATCCACGTGCTCAAAGACCAGAGTGAGTTTAGTTTCTCGGTCAGTCCGGGAGACCGTACACACATCAAACAACCTAGAAAAAGAGGAACAGTGGGAGGGAGATCAATACAATTGATTCAATGGGGTCCAATCTGCTCAACAAGGCTTCTGAGTACAACTGATAAGACTGAGTCTCTTCTATGTTGATATGTCTCCAACTGCTGtgtgatctatctatctatctatctatctatctgtctatctgtctatctatctatctatctatgacaCAGCAACAGGTACGTCAAACACAGGTGTAACTTATATGAATAATGACTATTGTAACTTAGTGAACCACCTCAATGCAATAGAGCCCTCGTTCCTGTCTTCTGTTTGACCTGACTGGTATGAGTGTATTTCCTACTATGACCAGACAAAATGCCTCAGTGAGAAAAGGGTCGAACAAGCTGcaaaaataagacaaacaaAAATCTTCCACAAACCCCAACACCTGTGCTGAACACGTAGGATAATGCTTTAAATCATAGGCTTAGAATCTGAGCGTaatctttcagctgatggaCATTGTTATGTTACAGAAACATAATGTCCTGATGTCAGGTCCACCTAAAAAACTACTTCCAGTGCAGAGTTTCAAGACCATCAAGGCCCAAACACCAGAGTTTATGGTTGTTTCACTAGGCAACAAACTAGACCAAGAATCCAGATTATGTCGACAGACCTGCCAAAGGCAGGCTTCtgtgaaaagctgaaaaaagcTATCCAGTATGTCCTCTTCAAAGAGCTGGGGACCACAAGCAGCATTCCTCCAGCGGCACTATGACAACTCCTGATGCTCGCTGGGAAGTCGAGTGGACTGTGTAGCTGCTGCAGAGGCAGCGTCAGtcctcacagaaacacaggaggcCACGGGATCCATGAAGGATCTCCCACAGACGTGTCACGTTGATAGTGAGAGTTAAAAAGTAATAGGATACTGTAATCACATCAGCTGTAAAGGTATGACATCCTTTTAAATCTGCAGGCTGAAACAGAAAGTGATggctttgttttcctctctgaaACTCCTTCATTCCTACCCAGCGGGCCGAGATGCAGCCGTGCCAACACCCtcgtcatcagcagacttggaGAAGCTGGAGTCAGGGAGGGAGTGAGGGCTGATTGGCTGATTCGCTCAAGGTATTACTACTGTGCATGATGTCACAGAATGGACGGCGCCCTGCTCTTGAAGTGCTGGGGTTAAACGCCCCTCACGGCTCGATTGTTGGGCTACAATGGAGGCTCTCAGCAGACACTGAACATATGGAATGAATAATGGGCCTCATTACAAACATCCAGGGTTGCCTGGAGTCACACAGAAGGCCCACAATGCACCCTGCCTGGCCTGAGCTGGTTGAGGATAGTGAGGCTGGTCTGACGGGTCGGCGAGCTGATGGTTTGCACTCTCCAACTGACTTATTGCCACAAATGCTACTGCAAGTTGTTCAAACTCTAAAGTCACACCACTGAATAAAACCCATGTAATAACACGTAGAAGCCTGCTGACGTCTTTGTCTTTACTTTACTGTGGTCCcattaagagaaaaacattaTCCACCATTATTCATCCATACGCTGGGGAATTATTGTTAGAGGCACAATGGCATCGGCTGTGCTTCTGAAACATTCATCTAGAACTTCCCCTCCGATCCCAAAGCACTCAATATTCCATAATAAAACCAGCACCAAGGTCGGACCTTGGCTGCTGCCAACACATGACGCAGTACTGACTGCTGACCTCTGACTGAACAATTCATtccaaaactgaaagaaaacgTCCTGCGTGTGCAGAACGCTGTGCAAGGACGACTGAGAGCAAACTTGTGCTTTATGtaatgtgtctgtgttgctATTTACAGTGACGCACGTTTGACTTACAGTAACTGAGATGTGAGAGTGAAAGTGAGGCTGAAGAGACTTCGACACACGGGAGCCATGATGGGCACATCCCAACATGCAGTACATGCAGAACGCATCCAACCTGTGACCTGTTTTAAATGGTTTGTAtcgttattttaaaaaacaactataGTCCGTATCAAAGATCTAATACATTATCGCtccacagagacaaactgagccATCTGTTTGAAGCTGAACCGATTAAATGTACGTTTGTTGTCAACACTTTTTGTGTTGGTTGATTATATTTTAAGCATAAATTAGGCAAAATTGATGAGATAGAGTTGATAAAATGCTGCTTGTTTCCATGAATATATTTCATTAATCAGGTGAAACAAACTGATGCACGCTTCATATAGACCAACAATCAcctgagaaaataatcagttaTTTCAATAATTATCTGCAGCCCAGTGTTACTTACTAGGAAACAAATCTTGAgtcaacaaaatgtatttacagatactcacattattattattattattattattattattattattattattattattattattattattatctattaaatcagaatcagaattcctttactGTCCCACAAATGTGGAaatttgtttgccacagcagcaaaaggacagaagtatttttaaaaaacaataacaatagtggaaaataaataaaataattaaaaaaggtATGAAATAGAATAGAAAGAATAAGCTCCTGTATAAATATGAACATACTCTTGAGCAGGCCGGCGTCTGATCACTCAGAAGACTTTTCTACCCAACTGATTCTGGAAGTTACGTTCTTGTTGACATGATGTCTGCAGGTCAGCCGTGTGTTCCAATGTTGTGTCTTTATGTTCTAACATGTTTCAGAGGAACGTGCACGAGCTGGaccaggagtgaagctgctctcaCACCATCGGGGAAACTAACAATGCACACTACAGTAGGAACAGGGACAGGTGATGCTCAGCCACCTGATGTTCAGCTCACAGGTTCATGTCGTCTGCAGGTTTAAGAAGCAGACAGTGGACACGTGTGAGTGCAGCTCATGGTGCCACCACAGACCATCAGAAGGGAAGCAGTTTGTCTGTCTGATGCACAAAATGTGtctcacacgcacacgcacacacacacacacacacgcacacacacctccccaGCTCTTACCTGACAACATTGGGGTGCTCGAAGGCCTCCAGCTGCCTCAGTACCGCCACCTCCCGGATGGTGGACAGAGGCATCCCCTCTTCCTCCGTCTGGACTCGAACTCTTTTCAGGGCTACGAACCGTCCCCCGTTCTTCAGGTCTCTCGCCTTGTACACTTTCCCATAGGCTCCTTCTCCGATCTCGGCCACAGGCTCATACTGAGTACTTGCACTCTCTTTGTCCATGTTTGCtgattcctctctctctctctcgtctcttgGTGAAAGTATTGCGGGGGAATCCCGGCGAGGGTGACGAGCCAGAGAGTCTCTCACAGAGCCATATTCACAGGAGAAAGTTGGCACATGCAATGCCTGGATGACAGGGAGACACAGGTGGAGGAAGACACCATCTTTGTCAAATTTGCTCAAACTGTGCTCCAGGTAGGCAACAACAGGACTGTCATCATGTTTTATTCCGACTATCAACACCAGAGCCCCGCTGCGTCCCGActtccactcctcctcctcctcctcctgttacGCACAGCGGCGCATGTCCTCCTTCACTAACACACTGGACTGACGGGCAAATCATCCACAGTAACCACATttaacttctttttctttctttttaaaactaGCTGTGCTGTAAATAACCTGTCGCACATTCAACAGGCTGCGTCCACATGCAGCGCTGAGCCCTGcagctgcctgtctgtctctctgcctgcctgtctgtctgtctctctgtctctgggcTGCTATAAGGAAATTAAAGCTGATAATTTAAAGAGAGCTCGCTAACATTATGGCACCGACCTCCCCCGGCCTGTGTGGAGCTAGCCCCCCGAGCAGCTAGCCGCCTCCTGCCTGCTTCTATCAACGTGTTGGAGGCGACACAAACTTGTGGAGCACGTGGCTGTGTGCTGATCGCATTGTCTCAACTTCCCTCAGCAACAGTCCAATAAAACCCGCACGGCTCCACTTCCCTCCCTCAAACCCGTGGAAATGTGTGGAACAAAGCCCCGGCCGGGTTGTGGACATGTTTCCTCGGGCCTGGCTggcttcttttcattttttcttatttaattgTGCGCGGACGCTCACAGGCGCGCTAGAATAAACTGCAGCGTGTCGGAAACGCTCGGCTCGTGTTTCAAAGTGTTACCTGAGACTAAAGCAGCATTCtgaccccacacacacattctgcacACATACCCACACCGTGTCCGTGTTTACCTTGCTTTACGTTGTCAATAAAAATGTCGTGACGTCGGCATGTCCGATAAAACGCGGAGGAGGCGTTCGTTTCTCCGACAAAAATGTCCTGCATCGAACGCATCCTCTGTCTACTGTCCTCCATGCGGGGGCCACACAggtagttggacggtgcaggctCTAACCCCCCATCCCTCAGACTGCACCAGCCCAGGGAGAGACACTCAaacgagggaggaggaggaggggaggaggtggaggaggaggtggtgctgggggaggaggaggaggaggaggaggaggaggaggtggggggctgaacgaaaactcacacacactctcactgcagctctgcgggtggagggggagaggtGCAGGATGGGGGGGTCAGAGGACAAAGGCAAACGCGTGATACAGCCTCCGAAACCACGCTCTCTTTGGACTCTatcctttcttcctcctcttttttctcctccatatATCCCGGCAGGCCTCTGCAGCCGCGGCCCCGCTCGCCTGTGTGAGCTCCGGCTCTGCTGGCTTTCCCACGCCGGCTGAATGTGGCCTGACCCCCTTCAGAGAGGTTTGACACGGAGCGGGGACATTTCCGCATTCCTCCCCGACTACAAAGGCTCACCGCCTCCTTTTTGCTCTCCCTCGGCCTCCTCGGTGCTCCACCATTCACAGTCCTCTCCGCGGGTTTTGTCTCCCGTGTCAGACCCGGGAGCGCCGCGGGGATCTGcacagaggggggaggagggtgacTGGATGGACGGCCACACTATCGATCTCCCCCCGGGCCACTGAGGAGCCCCCGCGGCAACAATGCGCCAGCGGGGATGCGATGTGACAAGGTCGCCCCAGATGGTCCGGAGGGGTCAGGTTCAAGGCCCGGGGGCTTGATCTGTGTCAGGGGGGCGCTCCTCTGCTCGGGTGGTCGTTTAGGAGGCTCCGTGCCCGGGAACAGGCGTGAAGGCCATGTGGGTGAAATGACCTCATCCGgaagtcatcatcatcaacaccaCCACGGGTATACATCTGATTATTCACAGCAACTTGTGTTAGGAaacttaatttatatatatatatatatatatatatatatatatatatatatatatatatatatatatatatatatatagatatatatctatagatatatatatatatatctatagatatatatctatagatatatatatatatctatagatatatatctatagatatatatctatagatatatatatctatatctatatctatatatatatatatatatatatatatatatctctatatctctctatatatatatatatatatatatatatatatatatatatctatatctatatatatctatatatatatatatctctatatctatata
Coding sequences within:
- the cdk6 gene encoding cyclin-dependent kinase 6, translated to MDKESASTQYEPVAEIGEGAYGKVYKARDLKNGGRFVALKRVRVQTEEEGMPLSTIREVAVLRQLEAFEHPNVVRLFDVCTVSRTDRETKLTLVFEHVDQDLTTYLEKAPDPGVPPETIKDMMYQLLQGLDFLHSHRVVHRDLKPQNILVTSGGQIKLADFGLARIYSFQMALTSVVVTLWYRAPEVLLQSSYATPVDLWSVGCIFAEMFRRRPLFRGNSDVDQLGKIFDVVGVPAAEDWPQEVALPQSAFTPRLPKPIENLVPDMDEQGRALLMQFLAFNPSRRISAFAALSHPYFQSVDSHSRSVYAAQPIPSNKPAMEERTA